One part of the Caproiciproducens sp. CPB-2 genome encodes these proteins:
- a CDS encoding PSP1 domain-containing protein, whose amino-acid sequence MAEVIGVRFKNVGKIYYFDPDGNTLKQGDMVIVETARGIECGEIAMENRRISDEGIVQPLKKLIRVATRDDLKKMEENAAKEKTAFQICLKKIAAHKLEMKLVDVEYTFDNTKILFYFTADGRVDFRELVKDLASVFRTRIELRQIGVRDEAKMLGGLGICGRPFCCSTFLGGFQPVSIKMAKEQGLSLNPVKISGTCGRLMCCLKYEQEAYQDLIRSTPSVNSIVTTPAGKGTVTDLNMLTGVLQVRLDSAPDAAPQTFKVCQVKLIKGGQVNIDRSELEELKKLEKD is encoded by the coding sequence ATGGCCGAAGTAATTGGCGTTCGTTTTAAAAATGTAGGCAAGATATACTATTTTGACCCCGACGGGAATACACTGAAGCAGGGCGATATGGTCATCGTGGAAACCGCCCGCGGAATTGAATGCGGCGAAATCGCGATGGAAAACCGCCGGATCAGCGACGAAGGCATTGTGCAGCCGCTGAAAAAGCTGATCCGCGTCGCCACCAGGGACGACCTGAAAAAGATGGAGGAAAACGCCGCGAAGGAAAAAACGGCTTTTCAGATCTGCCTGAAGAAAATAGCGGCCCACAAGCTGGAAATGAAGCTGGTGGACGTGGAATACACCTTTGACAACACCAAAATCCTGTTTTATTTTACCGCCGACGGGCGCGTGGATTTCCGCGAGCTGGTCAAGGACCTGGCGTCGGTTTTCCGCACCAGAATCGAGCTGCGCCAGATCGGCGTGCGCGACGAGGCGAAAATGCTCGGCGGGCTGGGCATCTGCGGCCGGCCGTTCTGCTGCTCGACCTTTTTGGGCGGGTTTCAGCCGGTTTCCATCAAGATGGCCAAGGAGCAGGGCCTTTCCCTGAACCCGGTCAAAATTTCCGGCACCTGCGGGCGCCTGATGTGCTGCCTGAAATACGAGCAGGAGGCCTATCAGGACCTGATCCGCTCCACCCCAAGCGTAAACTCCATCGTGACCACGCCGGCCGGCAAGGGCACCGTTACCGACCTGAACATGCTGACCGGTGTTTTGCAGGTGCGCCTTGACTCCGCGCCGGACGCCGCACCCCAGACCTTTAAGGTGTGCCAGGTAAAGCTGATCAAGGGCGGACAGGTCAATATTGACCGCAGCGAGCTGGAAGAGCTGAAAAAACTGGAAAAAGATTAA
- a CDS encoding OmpA/MotB family protein produces MSLKNSLENSEDNWLISYADMMTLLLFLFIILYAMAVQKEGANQIPAASAAPAASAAGQAADQSSTGETAAYYYIDKNSSAAGTASKSSSSSKSAAAKTAAGKSAASKSSSTKKVTTAAKNSAGKSSTGKKPTYNEVESFVENNSLKGTVSVQQVETGIVFDIQAEVLFDEGSSQLRPESYTVLNKIGKYIGSLSNDIIIAGHTDNQPVDTGNYQSNWELSCDRATKVLRYFTDTEKLAPQRFQAVGYGGYRPIADNGTAGGRQQNRRVEVIVVEVP; encoded by the coding sequence ATGTCGCTTAAAAACAGTCTGGAAAACTCGGAGGACAACTGGCTGATTTCCTATGCCGATATGATGACGCTGCTGCTGTTCCTGTTTATTATTCTGTACGCCATGGCGGTGCAGAAGGAAGGGGCAAACCAAATACCTGCCGCTTCCGCCGCCCCGGCCGCGTCTGCCGCCGGTCAGGCCGCGGACCAGAGCAGTACGGGGGAGACGGCCGCGTATTATTATATCGACAAAAACAGCTCCGCCGCGGGAACCGCGAGCAAAAGCAGTTCGAGCAGCAAAAGCGCCGCGGCAAAAACTGCGGCGGGCAAGAGCGCCGCAAGCAAAAGCAGCAGTACGAAAAAAGTCACTACCGCGGCCAAAAACAGCGCGGGAAAGAGCAGCACCGGCAAGAAGCCCACGTATAACGAGGTGGAGTCGTTTGTGGAAAACAACAGCCTGAAAGGCACGGTGAGCGTACAGCAGGTGGAGACCGGCATCGTGTTCGACATTCAGGCCGAGGTGCTTTTTGACGAGGGAAGCTCTCAGCTCCGGCCGGAGAGCTATACGGTTCTCAACAAAATCGGCAAATATATCGGATCGCTGTCAAACGACATCATTATTGCCGGACACACCGACAACCAGCCCGTCGACACGGGAAACTACCAGTCGAACTGGGAGCTTTCCTGCGACCGCGCAACCAAGGTGCTGAGGTATTTTACGGATACGGAAAAGCTGGCCCCGCAGAGGTTCCAGGCGGTGGGGTACGGCGGATACCGGCCGATCGCGGACAACGGCACCGCCGGCGGAAGACAGCAGAACCGCAGGGTAGAGGTGATCGTCGTCGAGGTCCCGTGA
- a CDS encoding cyclic-di-AMP receptor, with protein sequence MKLVLAIVSNDDSGMVSAALTKDGFSVTKLATTGGFLMAGNTTFIVGTEDDKVDQVISIIAKQSSRRTQLVPSTTTMDVGMYSSFPVEVTVGGSTIFVLSVDRFEKV encoded by the coding sequence ATGAAACTGGTACTTGCGATTGTGAGCAACGACGACAGCGGCATGGTTTCCGCGGCGCTGACCAAGGACGGTTTTTCCGTTACCAAGCTTGCAACGACCGGCGGTTTTTTAATGGCGGGCAACACCACCTTCATCGTAGGCACGGAGGATGACAAGGTCGATCAGGTCATCTCCATCATTGCAAAGCAAAGCAGCCGCCGCACCCAGCTTGTCCCGAGCACGACAACCATGGACGTCGGCATGTATTCTTCGTTTCCCGTCGAAGTCACCGTCGGCGGGTCGACCATTTTCGTTTTAAGCGTGGACCGATTTGAGAAGGTATGA
- the rbr gene encoding rubrerythrin, whose protein sequence is MELKGSKTEANLLAAFAGESQARNKYTFYASKAKKDGYEQIAAIFEETANNEKEHAKLWFKYLHGGEIGPTTDNLDDAASGERYEWTEMYKEFADVAEQEGFTEIAQTMRLIATVEKSHEERYRKVLQNIKEDIVFKAGEETVWVCRNCGYIHVGKNAPEKCPACKHPQSYFERRAVNY, encoded by the coding sequence ATGGAATTAAAAGGAAGTAAAACAGAAGCGAATTTATTGGCTGCATTTGCGGGTGAATCCCAGGCAAGAAACAAGTATACCTTTTACGCGTCCAAGGCGAAAAAGGACGGATACGAGCAGATCGCGGCCATTTTTGAAGAGACTGCCAACAATGAAAAAGAACACGCGAAGCTGTGGTTTAAATATCTGCATGGCGGCGAGATAGGCCCGACAACGGACAACCTGGACGACGCGGCAAGCGGCGAGCGGTATGAATGGACGGAAATGTACAAGGAATTTGCCGATGTCGCCGAGCAGGAAGGCTTCACCGAGATCGCGCAGACCATGCGCCTGATCGCGACCGTGGAAAAGAGCCACGAGGAGCGTTACCGCAAGGTCCTGCAGAATATCAAGGAAGACATCGTCTTTAAAGCAGGGGAAGAGACCGTCTGGGTCTGCCGCAACTGCGGTTATATCCATGTCGGCAAGAACGCGCCGGAAAAATGCCCCGCCTGCAAGCATCCGCAATCCTACTTCGAGCGCAGAGCGGTCAATTATTAA
- a CDS encoding motility protein A, giving the protein MRKHDHSTAFGLICGAMVIAISAIWGKKDIRSALLLFYDVPSIFIVLGGSLCAIVVAFQWDTLKSVPSILKNAFLDKQLPKKKTIELFVELSKQARRTGILSLENNLEKITDKYTKSGIMLVIDGTNEETIRRIKTLEIDNTIERHKKCIQLFRLWANLAPSFGMLGTFMGLIQMMGNFQDMSKFSAAFATVLVTSFYGVILANLVFSPLANKLDIKNSEEINRMQMVLEGIIGIQTGISPRIMEDNLKAFLSPSEKLGYELVDIKNLKSRGDEKVKNHVA; this is encoded by the coding sequence ATGAGAAAACATGATCACTCCACCGCCTTTGGTTTGATTTGCGGAGCTATGGTAATCGCGATCAGCGCCATATGGGGGAAAAAGGACATCAGAAGCGCACTGCTGCTTTTTTACGATGTCCCGTCGATTTTTATTGTGCTGGGCGGGTCGCTGTGCGCCATTGTGGTCGCCTTCCAATGGGATACGCTGAAAAGCGTGCCGTCCATCCTGAAAAATGCTTTTCTGGACAAACAGCTTCCCAAAAAAAAGACTATCGAATTGTTTGTGGAGCTGTCCAAACAGGCGCGCAGAACGGGAATTTTATCGCTGGAAAACAATCTGGAGAAAATTACCGACAAATACACGAAATCGGGGATCATGCTGGTCATCGACGGCACGAATGAAGAGACGATCCGAAGGATCAAGACGCTGGAAATAGACAACACCATCGAAAGGCATAAAAAATGCATCCAGCTGTTCCGGCTTTGGGCGAACCTCGCGCCGTCGTTCGGGATGCTGGGCACCTTTATGGGCCTGATTCAGATGATGGGGAATTTTCAGGATATGAGCAAGTTTTCCGCCGCGTTCGCGACCGTGCTGGTCACTTCGTTCTACGGGGTCATTCTGGCCAACCTGGTATTTTCTCCGCTTGCCAATAAGCTGGATATCAAAAATTCCGAAGAGATCAACAGAATGCAGATGGTTCTGGAAGGAATCATAGGCATCCAGACGGGAATAAGCCCCAGAATTATGGAAGATAATTTGAAGGCTTTCCTGTCGCCGTCGGAAAAGCTGGGCTACGAGCTGGTGGATATCAAAAATCTCAAGAGCCGCGGCGACGAAAAGGTAAAGAACCATGTCGCTTAA
- a CDS encoding chloramphenicol acetyltransferase, with protein MKVEYINMETWPRKEHFRHFYKMEYPMFSVSLNLDITKFLPFVKERRLSFYYAMGFAATRAANEIPEFRCRIRGGRVVLHDKVHPSFTDLDRDSDLFKCVGVDLTEDICSFSEKASRRSAAQKTFMDPEQEERDDVLYITCVPWFSFTQVTHPIALDRDDSIPRIAWGKYFKDGEKTLLPFSIQANHALMDGVHAGRYVERLQRDLDRY; from the coding sequence ATGAAAGTGGAATACATCAATATGGAAACATGGCCCAGGAAAGAGCATTTCCGGCATTTTTATAAAATGGAATATCCCATGTTCAGCGTCAGCCTGAATTTAGATATCACAAAATTTCTGCCCTTTGTGAAGGAGCGCCGCCTTTCCTTCTACTACGCGATGGGCTTCGCCGCGACCCGGGCGGCGAACGAAATACCCGAATTCCGCTGCCGCATCCGCGGGGGACGGGTGGTTCTTCACGACAAAGTACACCCCTCCTTTACCGATCTTGACAGGGACAGCGACCTGTTCAAGTGCGTAGGAGTCGATTTAACGGAAGATATCTGCTCCTTTTCGGAAAAAGCGTCGCGCAGATCCGCCGCGCAAAAGACGTTTATGGATCCGGAACAGGAAGAGCGCGACGACGTGCTCTACATCACCTGCGTTCCCTGGTTCTCCTTTACGCAGGTGACGCATCCCATCGCGCTGGACAGGGACGATTCCATTCCGCGCATCGCCTGGGGAAAATATTTTAAGGACGGTGAAAAAACGCTCCTGCCTTTTTCCATTCAGGCAAACCACGCGCTGATGGACGGCGTTCATGCCGGAAGATATGTGGAACGGCTGCAGCGCGATCTGGACCGCTACTGA
- a CDS encoding tRNA1(Val) (adenine(37)-N6)-methyltransferase translates to MLLPDEHLEPLSREISVIVSQAHRFNTDTILLASFSLPKTGETCADFGTGCGAVPLIWCAKAKPKKIYGVEIQREACEMARRSVELNRLTGTVRLLCCDMTMIRQKAALPANRLDLIACNPPYKEEGAGLKNPEESRRVARHEVACSFAEIARSAAYLLRFGGRFCCCLRPERLCGVLLDLRSAGLEPKRLRLVQQRADKPPSLFLLQANRGGKPGMVIDPVLLIEDGGGYSGEMAAIYGEYAQNKGAAAT, encoded by the coding sequence ATGCTTTTACCCGATGAACACCTTGAACCGCTTTCGCGCGAAATTTCGGTGATCGTTTCACAGGCGCACCGCTTTAATACCGACACCATTCTGCTCGCGTCGTTTTCCCTGCCCAAAACAGGCGAAACCTGCGCGGATTTCGGCACGGGCTGCGGTGCCGTCCCGCTGATCTGGTGCGCGAAGGCAAAACCGAAAAAAATTTACGGCGTGGAAATTCAGCGGGAGGCCTGTGAAATGGCCCGCCGCTCCGTGGAGCTGAACCGCCTGACCGGCACGGTCAGGCTGCTCTGCTGCGACATGACCATGATCAGACAAAAGGCCGCCCTGCCCGCCAACCGGCTCGACCTCATCGCCTGCAACCCGCCGTACAAGGAGGAGGGCGCGGGCCTGAAAAATCCGGAGGAGTCCCGCCGCGTCGCGCGGCACGAGGTTGCGTGCAGCTTTGCGGAAATCGCCCGAAGCGCGGCGTACCTGCTCCGGTTCGGCGGCCGCTTCTGCTGCTGCCTGCGCCCGGAGCGCCTTTGCGGCGTCCTGCTGGACCTGAGAAGCGCGGGGCTGGAGCCCAAACGCCTGCGCCTGGTGCAGCAGCGCGCGGACAAGCCCCCGTCGCTTTTCCTGTTACAGGCAAACCGGGGCGGAAAACCCGGCATGGTGATAGACCCCGTCCTGCTGATCGAGGACGGCGGTGGCTATTCCGGGGAAATGGCCGCAATCTACGGCGAATACGCACAGAACAAAGGAGCGGCAGCAACATGA
- a CDS encoding DUF6323 family protein, whose product MDSRLSAVFSLDLFSDPTAAAQLLSLNEKTEPLGLTLSPTDVSALIQSRAEALSANGRIEIGSATIGRLVEAFCGSAYLSQQNYSPVLHELIELFYYYKNETLDLIPDNELIAFMKDAFENRCGGSLDLLANRELQKLAENLRFGRADYTNMDPEPDEPDEDEKEDLDEQ is encoded by the coding sequence TTGGACAGCCGCCTATCCGCCGTCTTTTCTCTCGACCTGTTTTCCGACCCGACCGCCGCCGCCCAGCTTTTAAGCCTGAATGAAAAAACGGAGCCTCTGGGTCTGACGCTTTCCCCCACGGACGTTTCCGCGCTGATTCAGTCGCGCGCCGAAGCGCTCAGCGCAAACGGACGCATTGAAATCGGCAGCGCCACCATCGGCCGTCTGGTCGAAGCCTTCTGCGGCTCCGCCTACCTCAGCCAGCAGAATTATTCCCCGGTCCTGCACGAGCTGATCGAGCTGTTTTACTACTATAAAAATGAAACGCTCGACCTGATTCCGGACAACGAGCTGATCGCTTTTATGAAGGATGCCTTTGAAAACCGCTGCGGCGGTTCGCTGGACCTGCTGGCGAACCGGGAGCTGCAGAAGCTGGCTGAAAATCTGCGCTTCGGCCGGGCAGACTATACCAATATGGACCCAGAGCCGGACGAGCCGGATGAGGATGAAAAGGAGGATTTGGATGAACAGTAA
- a CDS encoding aminotransferase class I/II-fold pyridoxal phosphate-dependent enzyme has translation MPTPLYTALVNHRDLNRASFHTPGHKNNPLSLPQDLFSLDFTELPDTDSLFEADGPILEAERLAAKLFHAGRTCISAGGCTLCIQAMFRLAAPDGGKVVCSRVLHRSAVNAMALLDIQPVWAPPGEIVSAVEGNPDAKAVYVTSPNYYGELLDIPAIARACRQADIPLLVDNAHGAHLMFTDPVLHPLALGASMTACSAHKTLNVLTGGAWLHIADSRFADGAKDAMALFGSTSPNYAVMASLDLARAWLEAHKGEYAALQQRVQKIRLAALEHGLSLPSGPSDPTRITLDTASIGLSGSAAAEIFRGAGVEPEYADGAHVVFIATPFNTESDFARLRDAIDLLPARSPLPVTPELPPLPPVKAGLREAVFSAAETVPLENALGRVAAQAACPCPPGVPVVMPGEEITKDVLRFLQGYGFFSIKVLK, from the coding sequence ATGCCGACTCCGCTTTATACCGCGCTTGTGAACCACAGGGACTTAAACCGCGCCTCGTTCCACACGCCGGGCCATAAAAACAACCCCCTCTCTCTGCCGCAGGATCTATTTTCCCTGGATTTTACGGAGCTGCCGGACACGGACAGCCTGTTTGAGGCGGACGGCCCGATCCTGGAGGCCGAGCGTCTGGCCGCAAAGCTGTTTCACGCCGGGCGCACCTGCATTTCCGCGGGCGGCTGCACCCTGTGCATCCAGGCCATGTTCCGGCTCGCCGCGCCGGATGGCGGAAAGGTCGTCTGCTCCCGGGTGCTGCACCGCAGCGCGGTCAACGCCATGGCGCTGCTGGACATTCAGCCGGTCTGGGCGCCGCCCGGGGAAATCGTCTCCGCCGTGGAAGGCAATCCGGACGCAAAGGCCGTCTATGTCACCAGCCCCAACTACTACGGGGAGTTGCTGGACATTCCCGCGATCGCGCGGGCCTGCAGACAGGCGGATATTCCGCTTCTTGTGGACAACGCGCACGGCGCGCACCTGATGTTCACCGACCCCGTGCTCCATCCGCTCGCCCTCGGCGCGAGCATGACCGCCTGCTCCGCGCACAAAACGCTGAATGTGCTGACCGGCGGCGCGTGGCTCCATATCGCGGACAGCCGGTTCGCGGACGGGGCCAAGGACGCCATGGCGCTTTTCGGCTCCACCAGCCCCAACTACGCGGTAATGGCTTCGCTCGATCTGGCACGCGCGTGGCTGGAAGCGCACAAAGGCGAATACGCCGCCCTGCAGCAGCGCGTTCAGAAAATCAGGCTCGCCGCGCTCGAACACGGTCTTTCCTTGCCGTCGGGCCCGTCGGACCCGACGCGCATCACGCTGGACACCGCCTCCATCGGCCTTTCGGGTAGCGCGGCGGCGGAGATTTTCCGCGGCGCGGGCGTGGAGCCGGAGTACGCCGACGGCGCCCATGTGGTGTTCATTGCGACTCCGTTCAATACGGAAAGCGATTTCGCCCGTCTAAGGGACGCAATCGATTTGCTTCCGGCGCGGTCCCCGCTTCCCGTAACGCCGGAGCTTCCTCCCCTGCCCCCTGTAAAAGCCGGTCTGCGCGAGGCCGTTTTTTCCGCCGCGGAGACGGTTCCGCTGGAAAACGCGCTGGGCAGAGTCGCGGCGCAGGCCGCGTGCCCCTGCCCGCCGGGCGTCCCCGTCGTGATGCCCGGGGAGGAAATTACAAAAGATGTTCTCCGGTTTTTACAGGGGTATGGCTTTTTTTCAATAAAAGTGCTAAAATAA
- the rsmI gene encoding 16S rRNA (cytidine(1402)-2'-O)-methyltransferase: MSGKLMVVGTPIGNLSDFSPRAAETLREADFIAAEDTRVTLKLLNHFGIKKPMVSYFEHNKRERGDVICARIEAGETCALVSDAGMPAISDPGELLVAQCAERGIPVYVVPGPSAVVSALAVSGLPTGRFTFEGFLSVGRKSRREHLEEVRSETRTMIFYEAPHKLSTTLSDMLAAWGDRRIALVRELTKIHEEVIRTTLSEAAARYADGGAKGEFVLVIEGAPQKEQESFTLEDGVAFAKRYMEDGLSASDAARQAAAGTGFKKGEIYRAILRQD; the protein is encoded by the coding sequence ATGAGCGGAAAATTAATGGTGGTCGGCACGCCGATCGGCAATCTCTCCGATTTTTCCCCGCGCGCGGCGGAAACCCTGCGGGAAGCCGATTTCATCGCCGCGGAGGACACGCGTGTCACGCTGAAGCTGCTCAACCATTTCGGCATCAAAAAGCCGATGGTCAGCTATTTTGAGCACAACAAACGCGAGCGCGGGGACGTGATCTGCGCGCGCATCGAGGCGGGGGAAACCTGCGCGCTCGTTTCGGACGCGGGGATGCCCGCCATTTCCGACCCGGGGGAGCTTTTGGTCGCCCAGTGCGCGGAGCGCGGAATCCCGGTTTACGTTGTGCCCGGCCCGAGCGCGGTCGTTTCGGCGCTGGCGGTTTCCGGGCTGCCGACCGGCCGCTTTACGTTCGAGGGCTTTCTGAGCGTCGGCAGGAAAAGCCGCCGGGAGCATCTGGAGGAAGTCAGAAGCGAGACCCGCACCATGATTTTTTACGAAGCGCCGCACAAGCTTTCCACCACCCTGAGCGACATGCTCGCGGCGTGGGGCGACCGGCGCATCGCGCTGGTGCGCGAACTGACGAAGATTCACGAGGAGGTCATCCGCACCACCCTTTCCGAAGCCGCCGCGCGCTATGCCGACGGCGGCGCGAAGGGGGAATTTGTGCTGGTGATCGAGGGCGCGCCCCAAAAGGAGCAGGAATCGTTTACACTGGAGGACGGCGTCGCCTTCGCGAAGAGATATATGGAAGACGGCCTCTCGGCCTCGGACGCCGCCAGACAGGCCGCCGCCGGGACCGGTTTCAAAAAAGGCGAAATCTACCGGGCGATTTTACGGCAGGATTGA
- a CDS encoding ATP-binding protein yields MTSLRIGGFSGNEEIIKQLALSFGEGRLAHAIILEGPAQERNALAAMLAQAAVCSGETRPCGGCPGCVKAQAGSHPDILTLDGDANPRAFPIDAIRRIRSDAYIRPHEAQTKVYALYGVQNMSEISQNALLKVFEEPPENVLFLLTAVSASALLPTVRSRAQIFSLEGARAETDADPAYMEKLAAAITAANETDLLYLTADLSKDKDRLRAVLPQLGLILRDAAVLRSGGNVCLSGQREAAAALGAGLTREKLLSLLDEVQKAQRALDLNANAALLVTALCANLRAGAGR; encoded by the coding sequence ATGACCAGTCTTCGTATCGGCGGATTTTCCGGCAATGAGGAAATCATAAAGCAGCTTGCGCTCTCGTTCGGCGAGGGCCGGCTTGCGCACGCGATCATTCTGGAAGGTCCCGCGCAGGAGCGCAACGCCCTTGCCGCGATGCTGGCCCAGGCCGCCGTGTGCTCCGGCGAAACCCGTCCCTGCGGCGGCTGTCCGGGCTGCGTCAAAGCGCAGGCCGGTTCCCACCCCGATATTCTCACGCTGGACGGCGACGCGAACCCGCGCGCCTTTCCCATCGACGCAATCCGCCGGATCCGCTCGGACGCGTACATCCGGCCCCATGAAGCGCAGACCAAGGTTTACGCCCTTTACGGCGTACAGAATATGAGCGAGATCTCCCAAAACGCCCTGTTAAAGGTTTTTGAGGAACCGCCCGAAAACGTGCTGTTCCTGCTGACGGCCGTGAGCGCTTCGGCGCTCCTGCCCACCGTGCGCTCGCGCGCGCAGATTTTTTCGCTGGAGGGCGCGCGCGCGGAAACGGATGCCGACCCCGCGTATATGGAAAAACTGGCGGCGGCGATCACCGCCGCAAACGAAACGGACCTGCTGTATTTGACGGCGGATCTTTCAAAAGATAAAGACAGGCTGCGCGCCGTCCTGCCCCAGCTCGGGCTGATTCTGCGCGACGCAGCGGTGCTTCGTTCGGGCGGGAACGTCTGCCTTTCCGGTCAAAGGGAAGCGGCGGCGGCTCTCGGCGCGGGACTGACCCGCGAAAAGCTTCTTTCCCTGCTGGACGAAGTGCAGAAAGCGCAGCGCGCGCTCGACCTGAACGCAAACGCGGCGCTGCTGGTAACGGCTCTGTGCGCGAATCTGCGCGCCGGCGCCGGAAGATAG
- a CDS encoding DUF6179 domain-containing protein, producing MNSNAAIAAFLNPDEIQDVQARLLNMLSEEILRYTGYESNSVPVETAQSLFESMLYCMTAYLNTLPDPYAALRALDLQQIFFSGLELVRQYVTECRQLLKKVKATRVQTELIAYNHTVDSEISLLLKGYDPRFQAQKTTELSAMANISYPLFSDDLSVTGILYIRNYLLELLEENEFCAGYGKNYIRSLLLTHGVRHRLDYREMLVNIKELILEQK from the coding sequence ATGAACAGTAACGCCGCGATCGCCGCTTTTTTAAATCCGGATGAAATTCAGGATGTGCAGGCCCGCCTGCTGAACATGCTCAGCGAGGAGATTCTGCGGTACACGGGCTACGAAAGCAATTCGGTGCCGGTGGAAACGGCGCAGTCCCTTTTTGAATCCATGCTGTACTGTATGACCGCCTACCTCAATACTCTGCCCGACCCGTACGCCGCGCTGCGCGCGTTGGATCTGCAGCAGATTTTTTTCAGCGGGCTGGAGCTTGTCAGGCAGTATGTTACCGAGTGCAGACAGCTTTTAAAGAAAGTGAAGGCGACCCGCGTGCAGACGGAGCTGATCGCCTACAATCATACGGTCGATTCCGAAATCAGTCTGCTTCTGAAGGGCTATGATCCCCGGTTTCAGGCGCAAAAGACCACAGAACTCAGCGCCATGGCAAACATCAGCTATCCCCTTTTCAGCGACGATCTGAGCGTAACGGGGATTCTCTATATCCGGAATTACCTTCTGGAGCTGCTTGAGGAAAACGAGTTCTGCGCGGGGTACGGCAAAAATTATATCCGCAGCCTGCTGCTGACCCACGGGGTCAGGCACCGCCTGGACTACCGTGAAATGCTGGTCAATATCAAAGAGCTGATTCTGGAACAGAAATAG
- a CDS encoding DUF362 domain-containing protein, whose translation MAYAISDDCISCGACAAGCPVNAISEGDGKYVIDADLCTECGACADVCPVGAPAQE comes from the coding sequence ATGGCATATGCAATTAGTGACGACTGCATTTCCTGCGGCGCATGTGCGGCAGGCTGTCCTGTAAACGCAATTTCGGAAGGTGACGGCAAGTACGTTATCGACGCTGATCTTTGCACAGAATGCGGTGCTTGCGCGGATGTTTGCCCCGTAGGCGCTCCTGCACAGGAATAA
- the ychF gene encoding redox-regulated ATPase YchF: protein MKLGIVGLPNVGKSTLFNAITNAGAQSANYPFCTIEPNVGVVAVPDKRLDKLAEMYHPEKYTPATIEFMDIAGLVRGASKGEGLGNKFLANIRESDAIVHVVRCFVNDDIIHVEGSIDPKRDIETINLELILSDMEVLDRRIDKTQKMIKADKKYQVEYDFFLRVRETLDAGKSARSVECTEEEAELLNSVSLLTNKPVIYAANVSEDDFKGGIENNDYFKVVKEIADSEHAGVLPICAEIEAEISGMDKDEKELFLSDMGLKESGLDRLINACYSLLGLISYLTAGQPEVRAWTIKKGTKAPQAAGKIHTDFERGFIRAEVVAFDDLMACGTMAAAKEKGLVRSEGKEYVMKDGDIVLFRFNV from the coding sequence ATGAAGCTTGGTATTGTGGGGCTGCCGAATGTCGGCAAAAGCACCCTGTTCAACGCGATCACAAACGCGGGCGCGCAGTCCGCGAACTATCCGTTCTGCACCATCGAGCCCAACGTGGGCGTGGTCGCGGTGCCGGACAAACGGCTGGACAAGCTGGCGGAAATGTACCATCCGGAAAAATACACCCCTGCCACCATCGAGTTTATGGATATCGCCGGGCTGGTGCGCGGCGCGAGCAAGGGCGAGGGGCTCGGCAATAAATTCCTTGCCAATATCCGCGAGTCCGACGCGATCGTGCATGTGGTGCGGTGCTTTGTCAACGACGACATCATCCATGTGGAGGGGAGCATCGACCCGAAAAGGGATATTGAGACCATCAATCTGGAATTGATCCTTTCCGATATGGAGGTCCTTGACCGCCGGATCGACAAGACCCAGAAAATGATCAAGGCCGACAAAAAATACCAGGTGGAATACGACTTTTTCCTGCGCGTCAGGGAAACGCTCGACGCCGGAAAATCCGCGCGCAGCGTGGAGTGCACCGAGGAAGAGGCGGAGCTGCTCAACTCCGTTTCCCTTCTGACCAACAAGCCGGTCATTTACGCCGCCAATGTGAGCGAGGACGACTTTAAGGGCGGAATCGAAAACAATGACTATTTTAAGGTGGTAAAAGAGATCGCCGACAGCGAGCACGCGGGCGTTCTGCCCATCTGCGCGGAGATCGAGGCGGAGATCAGCGGCATGGACAAGGACGAAAAGGAGCTGTTCCTTTCCGACATGGGATTGAAGGAGTCCGGCCTTGACCGCCTGATCAACGCCTGCTACAGCCTGCTGGGGCTCATTTCCTACCTGACGGCGGGCCAGCCGGAGGTACGCGCGTGGACGATCAAAAAAGGGACCAAGGCGCCGCAGGCGGCCGGAAAAATCCACACCGATTTTGAGCGCGGCTTTATCCGCGCCGAGGTGGTCGCGTTCGACGACCTGATGGCGTGCGGCACCATGGCCGCCGCAAAGGAAAAGGGCCTTGTCCGCAGCGAAGGGAAAGAGTATGTGATGAAGGACGGGGACATCGTATTGTTCCGGTTCAACGTCTGA